The DNA window AGGGTCGAACGAAGAGAGCCGTCCTATGCATTCCTCGCCTCATTGAAGCAGATCGGTTCCGTCTCGGTCTGGCCACACGTCGTCGCCATCGCGCTGATTACCAGCATGCTGCACGTCAACGGCACCGTGCTCCCTCTGATCGTTACCGGTCAGGCTGGTGGCAGTCCGGCCGATGTCGGTACCATTGTCGGCATCGTGGCGCTGCTTGAGGTGGTGTTCATCATCGTCTGGGGATGGATCGAGGCGCGCACGTCGTCTGTTCTGGCGGCCTCGGCCTCGGCGGCCTTCTATAGTCTCTATCTGGCGCTGCTGGGGCTTTCCCACAACACGGTCAGCGTCTACCTGCTGACGGGGATTTCCGGCTTCGGTGCTGCCGGCATCATCGCCATTCCCATCACCTACCTGCAGAACCTGATCGCGCGTCGCGCCGGCCTTGGCAGTTCGCTGATCGCCGTCAATGTCTTTCTGAGCGGTGGTCTCAGCGCCTTGCTGTTCTCGCTCGGTACTTCGATCAGCGACTACACCGGCGCCTCGATGCTCGGTGCCGCCGCCGGCCTGCTCGGGGCGCTGCTGCTGATCTTGCTGCGCTACGGTGTCATCGGAGGCCGGTCGTCCTAGGCGTCCCTCGCCTGATCAAGCACCTCGGCAGAAACGTCACGCTTGCGCGTGAGCGAGGGTTCGACCTTCCTCGACGGCATGGCAGGCAACACGGGCGTTGCCGGCGACCATCATGGCGGGCACCTCGGTCTTGCAGCGGTCGTTAGCCAAGCTACAGCGCGGGTGGAAGGGGCAGCCGGATGGCGGGTTGAGCGGCGAGGGGATTTCGCCTACCAGCTTGATCCGTTCGCCCCGTCGGTCCGGATCGGCGATGGGCGTCGCCGATAGCAGCGCCCGCGTGTAGGGATGGCGTGGCGTTTCGAACAGGTCCCGCACTGGCGCCACTTCGACGGCATGGCCGAGATACATGACCATGACGTCGTCGGCGATATGCCTGACGACGGCCAGGTTGTGCGAAATGAACATCATCGACAGGTTGAACTGCGCCTTGAGTTGCTTCAACAGGTTCAGGATCTGTGCCTGTACCGAAACGTCGAGCGCCGACGTCGGCTCGTCGCACACCAGGAATTCCGGTTCGAGGATCAGCGCCCGGGCTATGCCGATGCGCTGGCGCTGACCGCCGGAGAACTCGTGCGGGTAGCGGTCGGCGGCCTGTGGCGGCAGTCCCACCAGCGCCAGCATGTCGAGAACCGCCTTGCGCCGGCTGGCGGTGTCGCCGATGCCGTGGATGACCAGGCCTTCGGCAATGGAGTCGCCAACCGGCAGGCGGGGATCGAGCGATGAATAGGGGTCCTGGAAGATGATTTGGATGCGTCGGCTATATTCGGGGGCGACGCCCATGTCCGGACCGGCGATCTGCTTGCCTTCGAAGAGAATTTCACCGGCGCTGGGCGGATAGAGGCCAACGACGATCCGCGCCAGCGTCGATTTGCCGCAGCCGCTTTCGCCGACAAGGCCGAGCGTGCGGCCACGCTCAATACTGAGGCTGACGTCGTCGATGGCTTTCACCTCGCCGACGACGCGCTGCAGGAGCCCCTTGCGAAAGGCGAAGCTCTTCTTGATGCCGTTGAGTTCGATGAGAGCGCTCATGCGGGCGGCGTCTCCTTGGAGGCGAGGGGCTCGGTCGCGGGGCGCCAGCAGCGGCAGTTGTGTCCTGCGTTCACTTCGGCAAGCGGCGGTACCTCGCTGGTACAGCGGGGATCGTCGAGTGTCCGCCGTACCGTGCAACGCGGCGCGAACAGGCAGCCGTCGGGCAGTTGCGTCAGTTGCGGAACCCGCCCGTCGATCACTTCCAGCATATCGGTCATCGCTCCGATCACCGGTACCGAGCGGAGCAGCGCCTGTGTGTAGGGATGGCGTGGCGACTTGAACAGCGTTCTCACATCGGCGAACTCGACGATCTGGCCGGCGTACATCACCGCGACATGGTCGGCCATTTCCGCCACGACCCCGAGGTCATGGGTGATCAGTACTATGGCGGTGCCGAAGTCGCGTTGCAGGTCGCGCATCAGGTCGAGGATCTGAGCCTGAATGGTGACGTCGAGAGCCGTGGTCGGCTCGTCGGCGATCAGCACCTCCGGCTGGCAGGCGAGCGCCATGGCGATCATCACCCGCTGCGCCATGCCGCCCGACATTTCGTGCGGGTAGGCTTTCATGCGGCGGGCCGGATCGGGGATGCCGACGGCGGCTAGCATCTTCATCGCAGCCGCTTCCGCCTCGCGCCGCCCCATGTTCCGGTGCAGCATGTAGACTTCGGCGATCTGCCGGCCGACGGTATGCACCGGATTGAGCGACGACGACGGGTCCTGAAAGATCATCGACACGCGATCGCCGCGCACCTTGCCGAGTTCTGCCGCCGACATCTGGCGCAGATCCGCGCCATTGAGGCGGATTTCGCCCGCCGTCACCCGGCCAGGGTAGGGAACCAATCCCATGATGCTGAGCGCGGTGATCGATTTGCCGCAGCCACTCTCGCCGACAATGCAGAGGGTCTCGCCGGCGGTGATGCTGAGCGAGACGCCGTCGACCGCGCGGGCCGTACCAGCGCGTGTGGCGAACTCCACCGCCAGCTCGCTGACGTCGAGGATCGGACTTGCCATGACGGTTCTCACGTATTGAGCCGTGGGTCGAGGGCATCGCGCAGCCCGTCGCCAAGCAGATTGAAACCGAGCACCGTCAGCATGATGGCAATGCCGGGGAAGAAGACGAGGTGTGGCGCCGAAAATACCTGGTCCTTTTCGGTGCCGAGCATGGTGCCCCATTCCGGCATCGGTGGCTGGGCGCCGAGACCGAGGAAGCTGAGGCCTGCTGCATCGAGAATGGCTGTGGCGATACCGAGGGTGGCCAGCACGACGATCGGGGTGATGGCGTTGGGCAGCACACGCCGGAACAGAATGCGGGTCCGGCTGCCGCCGAGGACGCGAGTCGCCGAGACGAAATCGAGCGTCTTGACCGACAGCACGCTTGCCCTGGTGACGCGGGCATAAGCGGGCATCGAGACCACCGATATGGCAAGAAGCGCATTGACAATGCCTGGCCCCAGCACGGCGACGATGGCGATCGCCAGAAGCAGTGACGGAAAGCCGAGGATCACATCCATGACACGCATGATGATGTTATCGATAAGCCCCCCGAAAAAGCCGGCGACCGCGCCGAACAATACGCCGCACACCAGGGCGGCGGTGACGGTGACGAGACCGATCATCAGGCTGATCCGCGTACCGTGCAGGACGCGCGACAGCACGTCGCGCGCATTGCCGTCGATTCCCATGATGTGCTGCGGGCGGCTGACGTCGCAGCCCAGAAGATGCACGCATGGCGCTTCGCGACGCTTGACGTGTTCTGTGCCGATCAGCACGTCGTTCGGGTCGTAGGGCGCAATAACCGGGGCGGCGATGGCGATCAACAGCAGCATGCCGAGGATAATCAGCCCGACCTGGCCAGAGCGTTTGCGCAGCAGGCGGCGCCATGTCTGTTTCCACAGCGGTACCGGGTCGCCGATCAGGCCTTCTTCGGCGATGGCGTCGGCGGCCACGGCCGACGCGGTATCAAGACGGGTCATGGCTTGTCCTATTGAGGCCTGATACGGGGATCGAGATAGGTGTAGGAGAGGTCGACGAGCAGGTTGATGGCCACATAGGACACCGCGATCATGACCGTGAACGCCTGCACCACCGGATAGTCGCGGGCAAAGATCGCCTCGACGAGCATGCGGCCGACGCCGGCAAGGCCGAACACAGTCTCGGTGAGGACCGCGCCGCTCAGCAGCGCGCCCATTTGCAGACCGAGAATGGTGACCACTGGCAGCATGGCGTTGCCGAGGGCGTGCTTGCGCACGACGTCACGGTCGAGCACGCCCTTTGCTCTGGCTGTGCGGATGTAGTCGCGGCCCAATACGTCGAGCAGCGACGACCGGGTCATGCGAGCTATGACGGCCATCGGAATGGTCGACAGCGCAATCACAGGCAGAACCATGTGACGCAACGCATCCCAAAACACGGGCCAGTTGCCGGTAATGAGGGCGTTGAGAATGTAGAAGTTTGAGAAGAACTCCAGAACGCGCGCCCAACTGCTTCCGGCGGCGATTTCCCAGTGCCAAGCCTCATAGAACGGCACCGAGGACATTCCGGCCGACAGGCGCCCGGACGGTGGCAACCAGAAGGGAGTGCCGCGCAGCATGACGCCGAACAGATAGGCGAGCATCAGGCCCAGCCAGAAAACCGGCATGGAAATGCCGACGTTGGCGACGACCATAGTCCCCACATCGGTTGCCGAGTTGTGCCGGCGGGCAGCGAGGATGCCGAGACCGATACCCACCACCGAGGCGACGATTAGCGCCATGAACGCCAATTCGGCAGTCATCGGCAGCCGCTCGACGATGATTTGCGACACCGGACGGGAAAACCGGATGGAATTGCCGAAATTGCCGTGAAATATGTCGGTGACGTAGATGAGGAACTGGCTCAGCAGCGGCTTGTTGAGGCCGTAGCGTTCGGCAAAGGCAAGGCAGGTTTCCGGTGAGACCTTGTCGCCGAGCATCGCCTTGCATGGGTCGCCAGGAATGAGTCTGGCGAGCGCGAACGTCACGACAAGAATGCCGAAAATGACCGGTATAGAAACCAGGACGCGTTTGGCAGCGTATCCGAGCATCGGAGAATCCAAATTGGCGAAGGGGTGGGCCGAAGCCCACCCCAAGGAAGTCGGCCGCTTACTTCTTGACGTTCATAAGGCTTCCCCAGAGGCTGGAGAAGTAGTCGAACGAGCCGGTGTTGCCGACATGGGCGGCGTTGGCGGCGTCGATGCCGGCCGCCCAGGAGACGACGACGTCGTTGGCATCGAAGTCGCTGCCGTCGGTGAACTTCACGCCTTCGCGAAGATGGCAGGTCCACACCGTTGAGTCGCCGTTGGCTTCGCAGCTTTTGGCCAGGCTCGGAACGATGGCACCGCTGTCCTTTGCGTAGTCGAGAAGGGCCTCGATGATCGGCGTACAAGCGTAGAGCGATTCACCGTCGGTCTCGTCGGCACAGTAGAGGCTGATCGGCTCGGCGCTCTGCATGAACACCAGCGAATCCTTGTCGGGGACCATATCCTGCAGCCGCGGCGCACCGAACGGACGCAGCGATGCGTTCTTCAGCGTGGCGCGAGCGCCGAAAGCAGCAGCGCCGTGGGCGATCGGAATGGTCGGAACCAAATTCTTGATGGAGTTGTTGGCCTCGGTGTAGAGCGGCTCGACCGTCTTGACGTCGGCGATGGTGCCCGCCTTGTTCAGCACGTCGTAGATTTCGGCGAAGGGTTTGCCGAACTGCTTGTTGGTGCTGGCGAAGTGGTAGTCGAGGAAGTTGGTGATGTGCGGATAGTCCGCGCCCCAGCCGAGCAGGTAGAAGCCGTCGAGGCTGCCCGAGTTGGCCCGGCTGATGAACTCGCCCGATTCCATGGGCGTCACTTCGACGTCGATGCCGAGGTTCTGCTTCAGCTGGGTCTGGAACTCGACCGCCACGGCGCTCGGTTCCGGCAGATAGGTGCGGAACACGTCGCGATAGTAGATCTTGGTCTTGAAGCCATCGGGATAGCCCGCTTCGGCCAAGAGCTTCTTGGCAGCCGCCGGATCGAACTTGTACCAATCCTCACCGCTGCAACCGTTGGGCAGCGAGCACGGCGTGAAATGCGAGGCGACTTCTGAACCTTCGGGGAAGAAATTTTCGACGATGCGTTGCCGGTCGACGCCCATGGCGATGGCCTGACGAACCTTGACGTCGTCAAACGGCTTCACCGTATTGACCATGCCGAGGTAGAGCGTGTTCGGGCTGGCAAGCGGCAGGAACTGGAGATCGGGGTCGTTCTTGACGCCATCGAAGTCTTCGGGGCTGAGGTTGGCGACAATGTCGGCCGTGCCGGCGCGCAGCTCGTTCAGACGGCCGGCTCCCGACTGATTCCAGCGGATCACCAGCGTCTTGTAGGAGGGCTTGTCGCCCCAATAGTTGTCGTTGCGGCTCATGACGATCGAGTCGCCACGGTTCCAAGCGTCGAGCTTGAACGGGCCCGTGCCGATCGGTTTGTCGAGCAAGGCCTTCTTGGGGCCATCCTTTTCAATGTGTTCGGAAGGCTCGATACCGAACGAAACGAAGGCGGCCTTCGCTTCGAACGCGGGATCTGGAGAGCACATGGAGAAGGTCACAGTGTGCTCATCGGTGGCAACGATCGATTTGATCTTGCCACCATAGCTACAGTCAGACGCCGCGACGCTCTTGCCTTCGAAACTATATGCGGGACCAGCGAGCAGAGCGGTCATGGAGACCATGGCCACTCCACTAAGTATACCTAATTTCATAACAACACCTCCTAGTTTTTGCACAAGAGGGGCGCATGCTATGCTTTAGTGCAGCGCACCTCTAGAGAATGATCAGTTGTTCCCTGTTTTTTGTATCTATATACGGGCCAATATTGAATTGAGCTTGCCGTTGTCTGGCTTTTAATTCACTCAAATCATGGTTCTGGAACCCGTGTTGTTTTGCGGATTTTTATTATTCTTGACATTTTTGACGAAGCGTATGTTGATAAGATGTCAGACCAATTGTCAAGGGGTGACTGTGACAGCGAGGCGACAGGACTGAAATGCGCAATGAAAAAGGACAGGGCATGCTGCGGACCGACTCGCGAGTCCTGTCCGATCGTATCCAGCACGTTGCCGAGGCCATGGCGGGTTTCATTGAACATGCTGATCTCAAGAAGGGCGATCGGCTGCCGACCGAGCGTGAGCTGATGGTCGCTCTCGGCGTTGGGCGGTCGACGGTCCGCGAGGTGATCGGTCGCTTCCAGGCGCTCGGCATCGTCGAAAGCCGGCGCGGCAGCGGAACGTATCTTCTACAGCCGATCAGTTCGCAGACCATCTCCATGCCATTGTTGGTTGGCACCGCCAACCTGCGAGACGCCCTTCTTCAGACCCTCGAAGTCCGGCGAGCACTGGAAATTGAGGCATCAATGCTGGCCGCGCTACGGCGCACCCCCGAAGACCTTGAGATCATCGCGGCCCGACTCGATGAAATGGAGCATGTCCACATCAGCAAGGGAACGTCGGGGCCTGAAGACCTAGCATTTCACCTTGCCATCTACGACGCGACACACAATCCCCTGTTTCGCCAACTGCTCGAACAGATGCGAGAAGCCTTTGAGCGCTTTTGGGACAAGCCGTTCGATCGTCCGGACTTTGCCCGTCGCTCCTTTCCCTTTCACCGCCCCCTCTTCAACGCCATTGCGGCTCAGGACGCAGTGGCGGCCCGGCGTGAAACCACCGAGATTCTCACGGTGGTAGAAGAGGACATCAAGGAAATGTCTAAATGAGCAATGGTTTGGAGCTGTTCGACGAGCTGGGACTGATTGCGACCCATGACGAACGCAACGCCTTTGACGCTGTCGTCCCGCCCATCGTCCAGACGTCGCTTTTTACGTTCTCAAGTTATGACGAGATGATCGCCACCTATCGCGGCGAGGTCGTTCGACCGGTGTATTCGCGAGGACTCAATCCTACCGTGCGCGCCTTCGAGGAGACGCTGGCCAAGCTTGAGGGGGGCGAGGACGCACTGGGATTTGCCAGCGGCATGGGAGCGATCGCCGCGACCGTACTGACCTTCGTCAAACCTGGCGATCGCATCGTTGCCGTGCGTAACGTCTATCCCGATGCCTATCGACTGTTCGGCACGATCCTGAAGCGGATGCAGATCGAGGTCACCTACGTCGACGGCCTCGACGAGGCGGCGGTGGAAAAGGCCCTTCCAGGGGCCAAGCTCATCTATCTTGAAAGCCCGACCAGTTGGGTGATGGAAGCCCATGACGTCGGCGCGCTGGCGTCCCTGGCTCGGCGGCATGGCGCGCTGTCGGTCATCGACAATAGCTGGGCGAGCCCGATCTTCCAGCGTCCGCTCGGCCTCGGGGTCGATCTGGTGCTGCATTCGGCGTCGAAATATCTCAGCGGTCACAGTGATGTTGTGGCCGGCGTGGTGGCCGGACCAAAAACGCTTATCGACCGCATCCGTGGCGAGAGTCTGCCGTATCTGGGAGCCAAACTGTCGCCATTCGATGCCTGGCTGTTGATCCGCGGCATGCGCACGCTGGCCATCCGCATGAAGGCCCATGAAAGCTCCGCGCTTGAGATTGCCCGCCGGCTCGCCGCCCATGAAAACGTCGCCAGCGTCAACCATCCCGGTCTCGGCAACGCATTGCCTCCCGGGCTCGTCGGCACCTCCGGCCTGTTCTCTTTCGCGTTCCGCGAGGGCATCGACCTCCGCGCATTCTGCGACCACCTGCGCTTGTTCAAGCTCGGCGTCAGCTGGGGTGGCCACGAGAGTCTGGTTGTTCCCGGCGAGGTGGTGCTGGCGCAAAAGGCCATGCCCAATTCGGCGCAGGAGTTTGGCCTCGACCCGCGCTCCGTTCGTCTGCATGTCGGTCTCGAAGGAACCGAGGCGCTGTGGAGTGATCTCAAATCGGCAATCGACGCCGCTCGGATCGCTTGATCTACCAGATCAGACTTGCCGGTCTCCATACTCACGGTGGCCGGCTTTCCATTGAGGATTGCTTGCCATGACCGATATCGATGCCGTGCTGGCACGCGCCGATGCGAACCTGCCGTCCAGCCTCGACACGCTGTTCGAACTCGTTAGGATAAAGTCGATTTCTACCGATCCCGCCTATAGGGCAGATTGTCGCGAGGCGGCGGCCTATCTCGTCCGCCATCTCGCCGACATCGGCTTTAAGGCCTCGGTGCGCGAAACCGACGGCAATCCAGTCGTTGTCGCCCATCATGAGGGTATGGCCCCCAACTGCCCACACGTGCTGTTTTACGGTCATTATGACGTCCAGCCTGTCGATCCGTTGGAGCTTTGGACGCACGATCCCTTCGAACCGGCCATCCGTGATGCCGGCAATGGCCGCAAGATCATTACCGGACGCGGTACCTCCGACGACAAGGGCCAGCTCCTGACCTTCCTGGAAGCCGTCCGCGCCTACAAAGAGGTCAGGGGCACGCTGCCGATCCGGCTGACCGTGCTGTTCGAGGGCGAAGAGGAATCCGGTTCGCCATCTCTGAGACCGTTCCTGCTCGCCAATGCCGAGGAGCTCCGCGCCGATTTCGCCATGGTCTGCGATACGTCGATGTGGGATGCCGAGACGCCGGCAATCTGTGCCAGTCTGCGCGGCCTTGTCGGGGAGGAAGTTATCATTACGGCGGCCGATCGTGATCTGCACTCCGGCGGATACGGTGGCGCCGCAGCCAACCCTATTCATATTCTTTCGGACATTCTGGCTGGCCTTCACGACCGGACAGGGGCCGTGACGCTTCCTGGGTTTTACGATGGCGTGGAGGAGGTCCCTGGGGCGATCAAGGCAGATTGGCAGCGGCTCGAGGAAACTTCGCCGGGGTTTCTGACCGATATCGGTCTGTCGCGGCTTTCCGGCGAACAGGGGCGGTCGCGGCTGGAATTGATCTGGGCTCGGCCAACAGCCGAGATCAACGGTATCAGTGGCGGCTATGCCGGCGATGGTTTCAAGACGGTGATCGCTTCCAAGGCCACTGCCAAGGTGTCGTTTCGCTTGGTCGGCAGCCAAGATCCTCTGAAGATCCGAGAGAGTTTTCGCGCCTATTCGCGGTCGAAGGTGCCGGAAGACTGCAAGGTCGAGTTCGCCTCGCACGGTGCCTCGCCGGGAATCCAGCTCCCCTATGACTCGCCGGTCCTTGATAAGGCGAGGGCGGCCCTGTCGCACGAATGGCCCAAGCCGGCCATCGTGGTGGGCGGAGGCGGTTCCATCCCCGTCGTCGGCGACTTCCGCTCCATCCTTGGCATGGATTCGCTGCTCACCGGTTTCTCCCTTGCCGACGATCGCGTTCATTCGCCCAATGAGAAGTATGATCTCGCCTCGTTCCACAAGGGCATCCGCTCCTGGGTTAGGATCATAGACGCGGTGGGTGCAAAGTAATCATGGCCTGCGAGAGGGCCGCGGACGGCGGCGGCCTGGTATTATCCTCTCCGAGCTGTTTCAAACGGCGTGTGCCAAAGGGTATCAACCGGCGTATTTTTTTGCCTAGGTTGTAGAAGGTTGCACCTGAGACGCTGCGCCTTGCGACCATCGACGCCTCTCGCATCGACCGCTTAGGTGATTGCGTATTGTGCCATGATTCCAAGAGTACAGTGTCTTCTCATGCAACAAACATTGCGACAGAATTGAATTCTAACGATCTTATGCAAGAAACATCGCATGATGTCCGATGCCTGAATTGAGGGCTCGCGTATCCATACGGTGTGGGTCGAATTTATTGTGGAGAAGGCAGGTTTCTGTGTGGTCTTTATTAAAAATTTATTTGAAGCGAATGGCCGTAGCCATTAGAGGTCAGCCGGCTGAGGACTCCTGAATTAACGAGTAATCTATGGAAAGCGATGCGGTCCCTTCCGTCGAGATGCCTATTGTCCGGTTAGATCGGTTTATAATCCCACGTAACGCCTACGCAGAATTTTTGGGAAGACTGAAAGACATTCATGCTCTTTTGCATGTACAACCAGGATTAAAACACGATATTCTCTTCGAAAGACCTGTGACCGCCGACTCCGTTCATTTGATATCTATGGTCGAGTGGGAGAATCAAGCCGCCTCCGCTGCCGCGAAGACGGTGGTGGAAAGTTATTGTATTGCGAACAACTTCGACCGGGATGAGACTATTGATCGTCTCAAAATCATAGCTGATATCGGAATATATTCTGTTTCGCAGGGGTAATTCGGTCATTTCATCGGCTTTGACGATTGGTTCGTCTTATCTTGAGCAGATACCATGACGTGGTTCCTGTCTTTGCCGCTGACGTTGGCGGCGAGCCGCATCCCATTCTCGCCGTAGGTAGGGTGTCGCTGACGGCTGGTTGTCGCCTCGGCGACAGCGATTTCGAGTGGCAAGTCCTGCACTGGACAGATTTCGCCGGCTGAACCGTCGATGGTGGGTGCATCGTGTGTTCTAGTCCGGTGTCGCAGATGCAGCTCTCTCCGAAATTCCAGGTAGCTCATAAATTCCGCATCCCATTGCTTCCTGTTTGTCGGCTCTCGCAGAGTTCGGCTGAGGCGAGTTTTCCAATGAGCGTTTCGTTGGGATGGAGGCGGTAATGCGGGCGCTCTTTGCCACACTTATTCGTCTTGTCGAACGCGATGGCTCGGCCGCGCTGGTGACAGTTTCTGCGACACACGGATCTGCGCCGCGCGAAGCCGGTGCGCGTGTCGTTGTGGCGCGCGGCGGCGCCATCTCAGGCACAATCGGCGGCGGACGCCTAGAGCACGAGGCGATCCAGCGCGCCCTACAACTCATGGAAGCCGGGCGCGATGCGACCGAGCTGATGCGCTTGGCACTCGGCCCCTCCCTGGGGCAGTGCTGTGGCGGCGATGTGACGTTGGTCGTGGAGGTGTTTGGGCGGAGCCGACTCGATCAGCTGGGAGATCTCGCCAGAGCCGAGGCCAGAGGCCCGTTTCAAACCCTATCCCAGTTGGTCGATGGCGTTCCGATGGTCCGCGCGATCAACGAAGGGCAACCAGCTGGCAATACCGTTCTTCTCAAGGAAGACGGTACGCTCCTGGAAAGCTTTGGCAGCCCGTTGCGTGACCTCCTGCTGTTCGGGGCAGGTCACGTCGGTAAGGCATTGGTGCTGGCGTTGGCCCCGCTGCCATTCAGTGTTCGCTGGATCGACAGCCGTCCGGAGATGTTCCCGAACCTGCCCTTCGCCAATCTTAACTGCGTGGTCAGCGACCAGCCCGCCGCCGAAGCCGCGCGAGCTCCCGATGGGGCATTCGTGATCATCATGACGCATGATCACGGTCTCGATCTCAATATCCTGGACGCCGCCCTGCGTTTGAACCGTCTGCCTTATGTCGGCCTCATCGGCAGCGCCACCAAGCGCACTCGGTTTGAACATCGGCTAAAGGCGCTCGGCCATTCCGAAGCGCACGCCAGATCCTTCGTTTGTCCGATCGGCATTCCCGGCATCTTGTCAAAAGAGCCGGCGGTAATCGCTGCCAGCGTCGCAGCGGATCTGTTGCTGCAGGATCAGAAGGTCAGGGATATGGCCGATCAATTCGTCGCGTGAGCCTGAGAGCCTGAGGGGCGGGGCGAGCTCGGCCGGTTCGCTTCGAACGATCTGTAAATCTGGGCACGATGTGTTGAAACGTAGCATTTTCAATGCCGCCTTCGCCGGGATAAGCGCCATTTGGTGCTTCTCTTGGAAGCCCCGTAACACGCTCGGCAAAAGCCGGACGTGCGGGCAAGCCGATTGATTCATGCGGCTTTTAGATTCACTATGTTACTTTCGAATAAGTAAGACGCCTGCGATTTCGGCGAAGGCAGGCATATTGGCCTTGATGTGCGTATTTATACTTGGTCTTCGTGTAAGCTTTTGTGAGAAATAGGTGGTGCGTTGGGCGGCTTTCTCGACATTCCCACGCTTCTGTTCACGGTGTCGGCCGCGAGCTTCTGCATTTGTGTCAGCCTGATCCTGATCTGGTCGTCCGCACGTCGCGAGACCTGCATCCTGTCCTGGGGAGTGACGTTCGGACTGGCCGTCTTGACCATGTCCTTGGTCGCCCTGCGTGGTCGCGTGCCCGACGTTTTGTCTGTCACCGCCGCGGATGCCGTTTTGCTCGGTTCTTTCGGCCTCCTTTGGCTAGGCTATCGCCAGTTTACCGGTCTCACCAGTCGCTTCGATCGCTGGATCGCCGGCGCTGGCGCGTTGATCTGGGTAGTCATCGCGGCGACCAGCTCACTTTTCGACGATATCAACACTCGCTCGGCCGTACTGTCAGGTATCGAGTTCGCCTATCTTCTCTTTGTCGTTGTCGATCTTGTTCGCCACTATCCGCATGAGCCACTGCCGTCGGTCGGATTGACCACGGTGCTCGTCGGGGCTCACGCCGCGGTTCAGATCTACCGGGTTGTCTCGTCGATTACGACGCCGCTCGATCCTGCCACTGTCGTGTTGCCCAACAGTCTGGTCATGGGGCTCGGCTTGATCGAATCATCAGTTTTTGTGGTCTTCCTCGGCCTGCTACAACTGGTGCTGATCGGGCAGCGCTCGGAACGTCGCTTCCGTATTGTCGCCGAAACCGACTCGCTGACTGGTTTGGCCAACCGTCGCCATTTTCTCGAGCGTGTCGGACCGGCTCTCATCGGCGATGACGAACGCGGTGCCCTGATCCTGTTCGATATCGACCATTTCAAGCTGGTCAACGACACTCATGGACATCCCACCGGCGATCGCGCCTTGATAGCGTTCGCAGCCATCTTGGCGGCGGCGGCACCCACCGGTGGTATCGCCTCTCGGGTCGGTGGTGAGGAGTTCGCCCTGTTCTTGCCCCAAGCGACCATCGACGAGGCGGCCGAGGTGGCCGATCGAATTCGCCGCATGACCG is part of the Pleomorphomonas sp. PLEO genome and encodes:
- a CDS encoding MFS transporter, coding for MRSALSIVYGNPRLRVSAIGIFFFGFTGAATSPYYSLIGIHELGLSNTAFAVVSFCAAIVNVSASVAAGILADRLGRFRLPILAVCLAGVIGYLLVYFLPTVAVFTVASLMLIPVFGALNSLIFAYVRAGSEALAPREMIAVNSAIRAVISASWVLVPGIVGFALAGRPSMLPAFLLAGLACAVCFLLFAVLVREQAGERVERREPSYAFLASLKQIGSVSVWPHVVAIALITSMLHVNGTVLPLIVTGQAGGSPADVGTIVGIVALLEVVFIIVWGWIEARTSSVLAASASAAFYSLYLALLGLSHNTVSVYLLTGISGFGAAGIIAIPITYLQNLIARRAGLGSSLIAVNVFLSGGLSALLFSLGTSISDYTGASMLGAAAGLLGALLLILLRYGVIGGRSS
- a CDS encoding ABC transporter ATP-binding protein, with the translated sequence MSALIELNGIKKSFAFRKGLLQRVVGEVKAIDDVSLSIERGRTLGLVGESGCGKSTLARIVVGLYPPSAGEILFEGKQIAGPDMGVAPEYSRRIQIIFQDPYSSLDPRLPVGDSIAEGLVIHGIGDTASRRKAVLDMLALVGLPPQAADRYPHEFSGGQRQRIGIARALILEPEFLVCDEPTSALDVSVQAQILNLLKQLKAQFNLSMMFISHNLAVVRHIADDVMVMYLGHAVEVAPVRDLFETPRHPYTRALLSATPIADPDRRGERIKLVGEIPSPLNPPSGCPFHPRCSLANDRCKTEVPAMMVAGNARVACHAVEEGRTLAHAQA
- a CDS encoding ABC transporter ATP-binding protein yields the protein MASPILDVSELAVEFATRAGTARAVDGVSLSITAGETLCIVGESGCGKSITALSIMGLVPYPGRVTAGEIRLNGADLRQMSAAELGKVRGDRVSMIFQDPSSSLNPVHTVGRQIAEVYMLHRNMGRREAEAAAMKMLAAVGIPDPARRMKAYPHEMSGGMAQRVMIAMALACQPEVLIADEPTTALDVTIQAQILDLMRDLQRDFGTAIVLITHDLGVVAEMADHVAVMYAGQIVEFADVRTLFKSPRHPYTQALLRSVPVIGAMTDMLEVIDGRVPQLTQLPDGCLFAPRCTVRRTLDDPRCTSEVPPLAEVNAGHNCRCWRPATEPLASKETPPA
- a CDS encoding ABC transporter permease, which gives rise to MTRLDTASAVAADAIAEEGLIGDPVPLWKQTWRRLLRKRSGQVGLIILGMLLLIAIAAPVIAPYDPNDVLIGTEHVKRREAPCVHLLGCDVSRPQHIMGIDGNARDVLSRVLHGTRISLMIGLVTVTAALVCGVLFGAVAGFFGGLIDNIIMRVMDVILGFPSLLLAIAIVAVLGPGIVNALLAISVVSMPAYARVTRASVLSVKTLDFVSATRVLGGSRTRILFRRVLPNAITPIVVLATLGIATAILDAAGLSFLGLGAQPPMPEWGTMLGTEKDQVFSAPHLVFFPGIAIMLTVLGFNLLGDGLRDALDPRLNT
- a CDS encoding ABC transporter permease; the encoded protein is MLGYAAKRVLVSIPVIFGILVVTFALARLIPGDPCKAMLGDKVSPETCLAFAERYGLNKPLLSQFLIYVTDIFHGNFGNSIRFSRPVSQIIVERLPMTAELAFMALIVASVVGIGLGILAARRHNSATDVGTMVVANVGISMPVFWLGLMLAYLFGVMLRGTPFWLPPSGRLSAGMSSVPFYEAWHWEIAAGSSWARVLEFFSNFYILNALITGNWPVFWDALRHMVLPVIALSTIPMAVIARMTRSSLLDVLGRDYIRTARAKGVLDRDVVRKHALGNAMLPVVTILGLQMGALLSGAVLTETVFGLAGVGRMLVEAIFARDYPVVQAFTVMIAVSYVAINLLVDLSYTYLDPRIRPQ
- a CDS encoding ABC transporter substrate-binding protein → MVSMTALLAGPAYSFEGKSVAASDCSYGGKIKSIVATDEHTVTFSMCSPDPAFEAKAAFVSFGIEPSEHIEKDGPKKALLDKPIGTGPFKLDAWNRGDSIVMSRNDNYWGDKPSYKTLVIRWNQSGAGRLNELRAGTADIVANLSPEDFDGVKNDPDLQFLPLASPNTLYLGMVNTVKPFDDVKVRQAIAMGVDRQRIVENFFPEGSEVASHFTPCSLPNGCSGEDWYKFDPAAAKKLLAEAGYPDGFKTKIYYRDVFRTYLPEPSAVAVEFQTQLKQNLGIDVEVTPMESGEFISRANSGSLDGFYLLGWGADYPHITNFLDYHFASTNKQFGKPFAEIYDVLNKAGTIADVKTVEPLYTEANNSIKNLVPTIPIAHGAAAFGARATLKNASLRPFGAPRLQDMVPDKDSLVFMQSAEPISLYCADETDGESLYACTPIIEALLDYAKDSGAIVPSLAKSCEANGDSTVWTCHLREGVKFTDGSDFDANDVVVSWAAGIDAANAAHVGNTGSFDYFSSLWGSLMNVKK